One Salvia splendens isolate huo1 chromosome 22, SspV2, whole genome shotgun sequence DNA segment encodes these proteins:
- the LOC121787164 gene encoding transcription factor GTE4-like, whose translation MASGTLGDFNDDLNWRGKCRWTENSKVYTRKSHKKAQKTSTSQQATVPCSTATPNGTADSYASEVVVRSEDVDSCQNQSEHSPEQEQSRSLDKKTDSSSQHMPSVAENSCHTVDKLKEGRRSQSAELPDQDGLPLPENNEAKFFDKTPSADGEKELVQRSEPSLLRENDHPNGGEVSAQLQPNDGAVPGSFHVPQANGLIMIMVNGAVELPEVAKEQQLVGNVARDDEEMRPGEGNVRGNLNGVVVPLVVSNVDDRIRFNLCKATPKNEIKVLRKNLEHELDQVRRLVKQFESKENQLALHSNQTSNSNLSNKGNYIDAEGANAGEYVQSQALHARSNVVDRRLLLRVNTEMGAMGHKETRPIGLARVNSDMGAARNLEPRVYSRQFSVAVIDNRSNEFIEKEKRTPKANQYYRNSEFLLGKDRLPSESNKRLKTNNGRKHSGEQEHAMGFGFGFDKNRNQVLKNCSSLLQRLMKHKFSWVFNEPVNAKQLGLVDYHVVIKHPMDLGTIKTRLSQKFYKSPRDFAEDVRLVFRNAMTYNPKGQDVHLMAEQLSQIFEERWAIIDSQYSSYWKYPEYQDGGLPTPSSRKGVPYSHFGPASVPVSAPAASVPLYDSIAPGRTSERPEPVTSFMAVDRKIHRPHVGRTPVPKKPKAKDPNKRDMTYEEKQRLSTNLQGLPHEKLDAIIQIIKKRNTALSQNDDEIEVEIDSVDAETLWELDRFVTNYKKSLSKNKRKAELALQARTMGNQNASLVNSTPALAVQMESRTDDDKEGQNRSRTSSSSSSSSDSGSSSSDSDSDFSSGDGSDAEHLPKT comes from the exons ATGGCTTCAGGGACTTTAGGGGATTTCAATGATGATTTGAATTGGAGAGGGAAGTGTCGATGGACAGAGAACAGTAAAGTTTATACGCGGAAGAGCCACAAGAAAGCCCAGAAAACCTCTACCTCCCAGCAGGCCACAGTCCCTTGTTCGACAGCCACACCCAATGGGACTGCAGATTCTTATGCTTCTGAGGTAGTTGTAAGGTCCGAGGATGTCGATTCTTGCCAAAATCAATCCGAGCATTCTCCCGAGCAAGAACAGAGCCGATCATTGGACAAAAAGACAGATTCTTCAAGTCAACACATGCCATCAGTAGCGGAGAATAGTTGTCACACTGTTGATAAACTTAAAGAAGGCCGACGTAGTCAAAGTGCAGAGCTTCCGGATCAAGATGGTTTGCCACTGCCCGAGAACAATGAGGCCAAATTTTTTGATAAAACACCTTCAGCTGATGGTGAGAAGGAGTTAGTGCAAAGAAGTGAGCCATCACTGTTAAGAGAAAATGATCATCCTAATGGCGGAGAGGTTTCTGCACAACTGCAGCCTAATGACGGTGCAGTGCCCGGTTCTTTTCATGTTCCGCAAGCCAATGGCCTGATTATGATTATGGTCAATGGAGCTGTGGAATTACCTGAAGTGGCCAAAGAGCAGCAACTCGTTGGGAATGTGGCACGGGATGATGAAGAAATGAGGCCTGGGGAAGGTAATGTTCGAGGTAATCTCAATGGAGTTGTGGTGCCACTGGTGGTATCTAATGTTGATGATAGgattagatttaatttatgtaaaGCGACACCAAAGAATGAGATAAAGGTTCTTAGGAAGAATCTAGAGCACGAGCTTGATCAGGTTAGGAGGCTAGTTAAACAGTTTGAATCCAAAGAGAACCAGCTTGCTTTACATAGTAACCAGACCAGCAACAGTAACCTTAGTAATAAAGGTAATTATATCGATGCTGAAGGTGCAAATGCTGGTGAATATGTTCAGTCTCAGGCCCTGCATGCCCGAAGTAATGTGGTTGACCGAAGGTTGTTATTGAGGGTGAACACAGAGATGGGTGCAATGGGGCACAAAGAAACGAGACCTATCGGATTAGCAAGGGTCAATTCAGATATGGGTGCTGCACGGAATCTAGAACCTCGGGTGTATAGTAGGCAATTCAGTGTGGCAGTAATAGATAATAGGTCCAATGAGTTTATTGAGAAGGAGAAACGTACCCCGAAGGCGAATCAGTATTACAGAAATTCAGAGTTTCTTTTGGGAAAAGATAGACTGCCTTCTGAAAGTAATAAGAGGTTGAAAACAAATAATGGGAGGAAACACAGCGGAGAACAAGAACATGCCATGGGATTTGGCTTTGGTTTTGATAAGAACAGGAATCAGGTTTTGAAGAACTGTAGCAGCTTACTTCAGCGGTTGATGAAGCacaagtttagttgggttttcAATGAGCCAGTGAATGCCAAGCAACTTGGATTGGTTGATTACCATGTCGTCATTAAGCATCCTATGGACCTGGGTACCATTAAGACTAGATTGTCACAGAAATTTTACAAGTCTCCAAGGGATTTTGCTGAGGATGTACGACTAGTTTTTCGCAATGCCATGACTTACAATCCGAAGGGGCAGGACGTTCACCTTATGGCAGAACAGTTGTCACAGATTTTTGAAGAAAGGTGGGCCATTATAGATTCTCAGTACAGTTCTTATTGGAAATATCCAGAATATCAGGATGGGGGATTACCCACACCCTCTTCTAGAAAGGGTGTGCCATATTCTCATTTTGGCCCTGCTTCAGTTCCAGTCTCTGCGCCTGCTGCTTCAGTTCCTTTGTATGATTCTATTGCTCCGGGAAGAACTTCTGAGAGGCCTGAGCCAGTGACATCATTCATGGCTGTTGATCGAAAAATTCATCGACCTCATGTTGGCAGGACTCCTGTTCCCAAAAAACCTAAAGCAAAAGATCCTAATAAAAGGGACATGACTTATGAGGAGAAGCAAAGACTCAGCACCAACCTACAGGGCTTACCTCATGAGAAGCTTGATGCTATTATTCAGATCATTAAGAAGAGAAATACTGCTCTTTCTCAAAATGATGATGAGATTGAGGTTGAGATTGATAGTGTCGATGCAGAGACTCTCTGGGAGCTGGACAGATTTGTGACTAATTACAAAAAGAGTTTGagcaaaaataaaaggaaagcaGAACTCGCTCTTCAAGCAAGAACCATGGGGAATCAGAATGCCTCATTGGTG AACTCAACTCCAGCATTGGCAGTCCAGATGGAAAGTAGAACAG ATGATGACAAAGAGGGTCAAAACAGGAGTAGGACCAGCAGTTCTAGCAGTTCTAGCAGTGATTCTGGGTCGAGTTCAAGTG ATTCTGATAGTGACTTTTCCTCCGGGGATGGATCCGATGCTGAGCATTTGCCTAAGACATGA